A genomic segment from Biomphalaria glabrata chromosome 16, xgBioGlab47.1, whole genome shotgun sequence encodes:
- the LOC106078875 gene encoding uncharacterized protein LOC106078875 isoform X3 → MDLVVIFKLGKQDAYERHQGVMGWQSFSSDVSNHTSASSASLELLLNERQLDPEIMLASLGFGLETEGFVPSLARIPERFLRQPSKATGISLPGVGEDVGADIFEEAPQATLSGPTSSESAPIPIPAAPRKRPGISTLVKTLSMIRMKTSFARAGHMSPSRTPPLAHQPSSILLPINQKYLASKGYYRQQGWPRGTFEEAEEETQKENMETKDAATKRKHFQRMKTNRQWSLCESGDHFEESPSKESGWQSQSLDDSLSLDSTHERHDSLGTRFSTNTESSTDSLDTPNIETERAFEEIRRQYNESLVRKRSSTDDLFLPPRPKDRLSSEDRDTDNDYLNTNDIRSNNYFISPASSRQATVEKAPTISRSSVSDETEDSQKNDGNNNQSVLSKCDKGSNIGEDFSRSQYNDSSTDVRIIVSSSDNLSGRHSPSNVGYDFHSRTSGKLSVKAVQRTSSDSGSTSSSGTAIGSSSIATTTDDLDTLRCVESDRDSLSGSVSPYGFSQKPVSSHSCQTLEADFKLAATLAAARPLSSKKNGASETRQNTQIRASRSRASGTFTVLEDSPRVQLSALPTSINPLELMKKLQNSQDELSRMGSVQSDSSGFGDFDPTSETGHQEFGMLRSNKGEIATQTSLNSYSKLSGSRHQEEKDSESQVDSNTRYVTMCYIPTLGAKPAGVSQTDHKHRAVRSDHSLYLSNRSSDAGRHERLTSSRPRGFSATSHHMDYVDSPQIRMGESRSDSPKVSSVHYVQKNKTWDLRRNGLPRSQDSTPITQRKFTSNLDLYTDEAGLHAKDSREGASQRRHSNDSLLNDTPISVELAQATGGAAVNSSTSVTMSSSIFTQPSGSPIITSHTPLAGNLSRISGEGQYPPSQFKPYRRNFSQQRSCDVLEDDFSISDGDLSPRKGWLDGQDQSHIEDYHRLTGSLPPSSYAYSLPPLSLSRNSDDFETYSSVESNSDYSIQSFPEGHSRSEILDSRRLAQLINQPIFYKGKRRSSGHYRPRRLFKEWSLLSKRKRLQEENRLLQYALQKYKTELSIMETSFMIDYQTVYPEMNQEEREELEELEYLWAEVRGQVVEMEQLLLARVKSVHSGNDFHSLMSSMGIINRMIELIKEQMYLQQVASARTKDIREEDLDDMDGHFHDELLIDERQKMFNEVNHRRSSARNTHSSSLSNIPADLNLSLEQIKSSLLSQVQLEIKESTKRLELDLKEKDKEIQELKERLSQSSETPFKPVRRWTPKSARSKSFTANSSQSSFGSKSLSSTPLSSSLSRKKSRLVGNSVVQETDV, encoded by the exons ATGGATTTAGTTGTTATTTTCAAGCT TGGTAAACAAGATGCCTATGAAAGACATCAGGGCGTAATGGGCTGGCAGAGTTTTAGTTCCGATGTCTCCAACCACACCTCGGCTTCCAGTGCAAG TTTGGAGCTACTGCTGAATGAGAGACAACTGGACCCTGAAATTATGCTGGCCAGTTTAGGCTTTGGTCTGGAGACTGAAGGCTTTGTGCCATCTTTGGCTAGAATACCCGAAAGATTTCTTCGCCAGCCAAGCAAAGCCACAGGGATCAGTCTTCCTGGGGTGGGGGAAGATGTTGGAGCGGATATTTTTGAGGAGGCCCCCCAGGCTACCCTCTCTGGCCCCACTTCATCTGAGTCAGCCCCCATTCCTATCCCAGCAGCACCGAGGAAAAGACCAG GAATAAGCACTCTGGTAAAGACACTTTCCATGATACGAATGAAGACCTCCTTTGCTCGAGCTGGACACATGAGTCCCTCCCGTACCCCGCCACTTGCACATCAACCGTCCAGTATTTTACTCCCCATTAATCAGAAATATCTTGCCAGCAAAGGTTACTACAGGCAACAG GGTTGGCCAAGGGGAACATTTGAAGAAGCAGAGGAGGAAACTCAGAAAGAGAATATGGAGACTAAAGATGCAGCCACCAAGAGGAAACATTTTCAGAGGATGAAAACCAACCGTCAGTGGAGCTTGTGTGAGTCAGGGGACCATTTTGAGGAGAGCCCCTCCAAGGAGAGTGGATGGCAGTCTCAATCCCTGGATGACTCACTCAGCTTGGATAGCACACATGAGCGCCACGACTCTCTGGGCACTAGGTTCAGCACAAACACAGAATCATCGACAGACAGTCTGGACACACCAAACATTGAAACAGAACGTGCTTTTGAGGAGATTCGCAGACAGTATAATGAGAGTCTGGTCAGGAAAAGGTCATCAACAGATGACCTCTTTTTGCCTCCGAGACCAAAAGATCGCTTGTCCAGTGAGGACAGGGATACGGACAATGATTATTTAAACACCAATGATATTAGGAGCAATAATTATTTCATATCCCCTGCCAGTTCCAGACAAGCCACGGTGGAGAAAGCTCCAACCATCTCCAGGAGTAGTGTGAGTGACGAGACAGAAGACTCTCAAAAAAATGATGGTAACAACAATCAAAGTGTTTTGTCTAAATGTGATAAAGGTTCTAATATTGGTGAAGACTTCAGCAGGTCTCAATACAACGACAGCAGCACTGATGTTCGCATCATTGTCTCCAGCTCAGACAACTTGTCTGGGAGACATTCACCTTCTAATGTGGGCTATGACTTCCACTCAAGGACTTCTGGCAAGCTGAGTGTGAAAGCTGTTCAGAGGACATCGTCTGATTCTGGCTCCACCAGCAGCAGTGGTACGGCCATCGGCAGTAGCAGTATTGCCACCACCACTGACGACCTGGACACTCTGCGTTGTGTAGAGTCTGACCGGGACTCCCTATCAGGGTCAGTCAGCCCCTACGGCTTTAGCCAGAAGCCTGTGTCCTCACACAGTTGCCAGACATTAGAAGCAGACTTTAAGCTGGCGGCAACGTTAGCAGCTGCCAGGCCATTAAGTAGTAAGAAGAATGGAGCCTCTGAGACGAGGCAGAACACTCAGATAAGAGCTTCCAGGTCTAGAGCTAGTGGAACCTTCACTGTCCTGGAAGACAGTCCCAGAGTACAACTATCTGCTTTACCCACTTCAATCAATCCCTTGGAGCTGAtgaagaaattacaaaattcaCAAg ATGAACTTTCCCGTATGGGCAGTGTCCAGTCTGACAGTAGTGGTTTTGGAGATTTTGATCCCACCTCTGAAACAGGACACCAAGAG TTTGGTATGCTGAGATCAAATAAAGGAGAGATAGCTACACAGACATCACTGAACTCTTATAGT AAACTTTCTGGCAGCAGACATCAAGAAGAGAAAGACTCTGAGTCTCAGGTTGACTCCAATACAAGATATGTCACAATGTGCTACATTCCAACCCTGGGAGCCAAACCTGCTGGTGTTTCTCAGACTGATCACAAACACAGGGCTGTGCGCAGTGACCATAGTTTGTATCTCAGCAACAGGTCCTCTGACGCTGGTCGTCATGAAAGGCTGACCTCATCACGGCCAAGGGGATTCAGTGCTACAAGTCATCATATGGACTACGTTGATTCTCCACAAATCAGGATGGGTGAGTCAAGGTCAGACTCCCCTAAGGTGTCCTCGGTTCATTATGTTCAAAAGAATAAAACTTGGGACTTGAGAAGAAACGGGCTGCCCAGATCACAGGACTCGACTCCAATCACTCAGCGCAAGTTTACTTCTAACTTAGACTTGTACACAGATGAAGCTGGTCTTCATGCTAAGGACAGCAGAGAGGGCGCTTCCCAGCGAAGACATTCCAATGACAGCCTTCTCAATGACACTCCCATCTCCGTTGAATTGGCTCAGGCCACTGGTGGTGCGGCCGTGAACAGCTCAACATCAGTCACCATGAGCTCCAGTATATTCACCCAGCCCAGCGGTAGCCCTATAATCACCAGCCACACTCCACTGGCTGGGAATCTAAGTCGGATCAGCGGGGAAGGCCAGTATCCCCCGTCACAGTTTAAACCCTACAGAAGGAACTTCTCACAGCAGAGGTCATGTGATGTGCTTGAAGATGATTTCAGCATCAGCGATGGAGACCTCAGTCCTAGAAAAGGGTGGCTGGATGGTCAGGACCAGTCTCACATAGAGGATTATCACCGGCTAACCGGATCGTTGCCCCCCTCCAGCTACGCCTATTCCTTACCGCCCCTCTCTTTATCCAGAAACTCCGATGACTTTGAAACCTACTCATCTGTTGAAAGCAACTCGGATTACTCAATACAGTCATTTCCCGAGGGTCATTCAAGATCAGAGATACTGGACTCACGCAGACTTGCTCAGCTCATAAACCAACCCATTTTCTACAAG gGGAAGAGACGATCGAGTGGTCATTATCGACCCAGACGATTGTTTAAAGAGTGGAGTCTGCTCAGCAAAAGGAAG AGACTTCAAGAAGAGAATCGTCTTCTTCAATATGCTCTTCAGAAATACAAAACTGAACTGAGCATAATGGAGACATCTTTCATGATAGACTATCAGACAGTGTACCCTGAAATGAATCAAGAAGAAAG AGAAGAACTTGAGGAATTGGAGTATCTGTGGGCTGAGGTCAGAGGTCAAGTGGTGGAGATGGAGCAGCTGCTCTTGGCCCGAGTGAAGTCAGTACATTCTGGCAATGATTTCCATTCTCTCATGTCTAGCATGGGAATCATCAACAGG ATGATTGAACTAATCAAGGAACAAATGTACCTACAACAAGTGGCCAGTGCCAGGACCAAGGACATCAGAGAAGAAGATTTAGATGACATGGACGGTCATTTCCATGATGAGTTGCTGATAGATGAGCGACAAAAAATGTTCAATGAAGTGAATCATAGAAGATCATCAGCCAGGAATACTCATAGCTCTTCCCTTTCCAACATTCCGGCAGATCTGAATTTAAGCCTAGAGCAG ATCAAGTCTTCCTTACTTTCTCAAGTTCAGTTGGAAATCAAAGAAAGCACTAAAAGGCTGGAACTAGACCTAAAG gagaaagataaagaaattCAGGAGCTGAAGGAGAGACTATCCCAATCATCAGAGACTCCATTCAAACCAGTCAGGAGATGGACTCCAAAGTCTGCCAGGTCAAAGAGCTTCACTGCCAACTCTAGCCAGTCTAGCTTTGGTTCAAAAAGTTTATCAAGCACACCTCTGTCATCCAGCCTGTCCAGGAAGAAATCACGGCTAGTGGGGAATAGTGTAGTGCAAGAGACAGATGTATGA